The genomic region TGGGGACTATGCCCTCTGTTAAAAAAGTTATTAAGCTATCGCACCAAAATTCTATTCCTGTTCTTGTTGATGGTTCTCAAGGGGCTGTACATTTGACAGTTGATGTCCAAGACCTTGATTGCGACTGGTATGTTTTTACGGGTCATAAGCTTTATGGTCCTACAGGTATTGGCGTTCTTTATGGTAAGGAATATAGACTAGAAGAGATGTATCCTTTTCAAGGGGGAGGGGAGATGATTGAGGATGTAACTGTTAATGAGGTTGTTTACAATTCTCCCCCTTATCGTTTTGAAGCGGGCACTCCTCCTATAGCCGAAGCTATTGGATTGGCAGCTGCTATTGATTATATACAGAAAAAAGATAGAAATGCTATTCATGCACATGAAACAGCACTTTTATCCTATGCACATGAAAGACTTGAAACGATTAAGTCATTACGTATTTACGGATGTTCTCCTCATAAAGGTGCTATTATATCTTTTGAAATAGAAGGCATTCATGCCCATGATATTGCTATGTTTATTGATCGACAAGGTGTTGCTATACGTGCCGGGACACATTGTGCACAACCTTTATTACAGCATTTTGGTTTGACATCTGCTTGTCGTGCATCACTAGCCATGTATAGTAATCATGAAGACATCGACCAATTGGTAGAAGCATTAGAAAAAGCAAGGACATTTTTTAATGGCTAAAACAATTGAAGAGCATCATTCTACAGAAGCTGTAGAAACTGTAAGTGAAAATGAAAAATCTTACATATCGGCAATTCCAGCAGATGAAATTGATCGTATGACAAATGATATCATTTCTGCTCTCAAAACAGTTTATGATCCGGAGATTCCTGCTGATATTTATGAGCTAGGATTGATTTATCGTATTGATATTGAAGATGATCGTTCAGTAAAAATTGAAATGACACTTACAGCACCGGGATGTCCTGTTGCCGGCGAAATGCCGAGTTGGGTAGAAAATGCTGTAAGCGCAGTTGAAGGTGTTTCACATGTTGAAGTCACCATGACGTTTGATCCACCATGGACACCTGATTGTATGTCAGAAGAAGCGCAAATTGCTGTCGGATGGTACTAGAATTTCGTAACTTATTGTGATGTTAGCTTTATTCTTCTATAATACCACACGCTAAACGCGCACCACCTCCGCCAAGTGGTAATGGCTTATCTGATTGATTATCTCCCCCTATATGAATTATTAATGAGTGCCCCGTAATTTCTGAAAGCTTTTTAATTCTTGGAGCAAGAACACTCATTGTTGAATTGCCCTTATCATCGACGTAAAGTACAGGTAAGTCACCAAAGTGCCCATTCATATTATAAGGCCCAAGATGTTTATAGGTATGGTTTGGATCATAGTGTCCACCTGCACCACCGCCAATTATACCATCTTTCGTATCACATGAAGGATTCTCATGTATATGAAAACCGTGCAAACCTTCCGGTAAGGTAGACAAATTTGGCGTAAAAACCAGGCCATATGCGTTTTCTTCAATTTTAATTGTGCCAATAGATTTCTTTATATTGTTCTTTTCTAGTTCATAAACTTTTACTTGCATAGATTTTGCTAATACAGTATTGTTAAAAGTAAAAAATGTTATTGAAGCTAATAATAGAATTAAAATTTTATTTATACAGTATATTTTTGTAGTCATTTTAATTAACTCTCACAAATTGAAAAATATTTATTGTAGTAATTTTTATCTTAAGTATAAAACTAAATCTATACTTTATAATATAGCTCTTTTACATTCTAATAATTGTTCTATTCTCTTAAGTAAAAAATTAAGTTCAAAATAAATCTTTTTATACATTTTAAAATATCTAAAATGATCTCTCCTATCTTTCATAATGCAGCTTTTATAAATTGATAGTTATGTTTCACTTACATTTCTTCAAGAGATATTTCTAAAAAAGTGGAGATTCTTTTAAGGTTTTATAAGAAATTAAGTAAGTAACTTTAATACCTTATCCAGCACTTAGCTATAATATAACGTAATTTCTTTATAAGGAATAATTATCGTGATGTGTATAAATTTCCTATAAAAATACAAAATGTACCGATAAAAATACCCGTTATTGATCCTATCATTGCACCAACTATTATTCCGATGGAAAATGCTATGCTTATACCCATTGTGACAATTGGACCAAATCCTGGTAGAGCAATATAACCATAAGTTGCAAGAATTGCTGTGATCGCTCCTGATATACTGCCATTTAAACTTCCGATAAAAGCTGACTCTTTAATAGAATGAAAGACTTTTTTTAAAAAAGTTCTTTCACAGTTATTAGAAGCAATATCACTACAGGTTTTAAAATCAATCACATTTTTTTCTTTCATTTTGAACACTAACTGTTCCAGAATAATCAACAGATATGACAAAATAACACTTTTTAAATTCTACTAAAGCACGCCAAATACCTTTATCGTCTAAACGCAATCGTTTAATATTGGTAAAACCATTTTGCATGAAGCAGTTTCTAATTTGTGAAGCAGTAAACGAATTTTGTCCTGGTTTAGTAATGTCTTTAGTAAAGCTATATGCAAAAGCCTTACAATAGGGAGCATAAAAAACTTTACTTATTGAAGCCGTAACTATAGATGAGAGACATATAATAATCATAAAAAAAATACTTGAGTTTAAAATTTTACTTAATCTCATCTTATTGCCATCTGTTAAAATACTAATTCATTAACTTTTGTATTGTTAACTGGTTCCCAAGGCTATAAGCATTTGAGATATTATAGTTAACGAAGGCATGATGAATTAAAATTTTTTCTCTTTTATTTTTCTTAAGTGGCAAGATACGATTAGCCAAAATATCTTATCGTTAGATTTTATAAGATCTCTTAAATATATTAATCTCATTTTTTCTATTATTTTTATAAATATGTTTCGCTTTTGATATTTATGCATCTATAAGAAAAACAGCTTTTAAACATCTTTTTTCAGCTGAACCCCGTTATTTTAATCTCTATCAATATCATCTATTTTTACTATATCAATGAAGGGCTGTAGGTAATTTTATTTGGAATATTTTCATAATTTCTTTGAAGCCGTAACCAGGATGCATTCCTTCTCGCATAAATAAATTACGTAATGGTGAACAATGACGTAATAATCCAAGTCCCATACTCCGCATAACATGAATAGGCAACATATTAGAAAGTAAAGAAAAATGGAGCATATGAACAAATCCACTCCGGATTAATATGTCAGATCGACGGTATTTATTATAATTTGCAACAATCATTTTAGGCTGAAAATCAGATATTTTTTTAGGTAAAATATCAATTAAAGTTTGCACATCACGAAATCCTAAATTTAATCCCTGTGCTCCAATAGGAGGGAAAACATGGGCTGCTTCACCCACTAAAATCGTTTGATTAGCAGCAAAACAATGAGAGATAAGTCCTGAAAGTGGCCATGCTTGAATTGATGTCTCTAATGTTAATGTTCCAAGCATTGATTGCATTTGGTTTTCAATTACTTTTGCAATTTCTTTTTCTTCCATATTTAATAATTCTTCAGCACGAGAGGGATGAGTGACCCATACGAGGCTAGATTTTTTTCCTAATAATGGAACCTGTGTAAATGGACCGTGTTCTGTAT from Bartonella birtlesii IBS 325 harbors:
- a CDS encoding cysteine desulfurase, translated to MENDVQTLNYDVEAIRHDFPLLHHSVYGKRLAYLDSGASAQKPQSVLDTMNNFYQSRYANVHRGMHFLSNAATQSYEDARETVRDFLNAQKVKEIVFTKSATEAINTVAYGWGMPKLNEGDEIVLTIMEHHSNIIPWHFIRERKGVKLVFVPVDEDGILHIEDFQKALNDRTKLVSITHMSNILGTMPSVKKVIKLSHQNSIPVLVDGSQGAVHLTVDVQDLDCDWYVFTGHKLYGPTGIGVLYGKEYRLEEMYPFQGGGEMIEDVTVNEVVYNSPPYRFEAGTPPIAEAIGLAAAIDYIQKKDRNAIHAHETALLSYAHERLETIKSLRIYGCSPHKGAIISFEIEGIHAHDIAMFIDRQGVAIRAGTHCAQPLLQHFGLTSACRASLAMYSNHEDIDQLVEALEKARTFFNG
- the sodC gene encoding superoxide dismutase family protein, with product MNKILILLLASITFFTFNNTVLAKSMQVKVYELEKNNIKKSIGTIKIEENAYGLVFTPNLSTLPEGLHGFHIHENPSCDTKDGIIGGGAGGHYDPNHTYKHLGPYNMNGHFGDLPVLYVDDKGNSTMSVLAPRIKKLSEITGHSLIIHIGGDNQSDKPLPLGGGGARLACGIIEE
- a CDS encoding SUF system Fe-S cluster assembly protein — encoded protein: MAKTIEEHHSTEAVETVSENEKSYISAIPADEIDRMTNDIISALKTVYDPEIPADIYELGLIYRIDIEDDRSVKIEMTLTAPGCPVAGEMPSWVENAVSAVEGVSHVEVTMTFDPPWTPDCMSEEAQIAVGWY